The Acropora muricata isolate sample 2 chromosome 7, ASM3666990v1, whole genome shotgun sequence genomic interval gttgacGATGTCCGCAAATAACCACTCTACAGATGCACGTACTGCActcattttttcattaaaaatttccatttgccTTGTTAAAACTCCAACTCGGAAAGGGGCTTGGAGGTGGATTCTAAGCGGGTAGGCTGGGTCACCATATAAACACATTTCTCTTCCCGCTGGACAGaaagcaaaattttccaaatcatcatacaaataataataataataatttattcacttatatagCGCTTATCTAGATTCTAAGCGCTGaacaataaaatatatgtatatatatatcgatGTATATAGAATATGTGTACAATCATAAGTATACctactaataatgataaaatatataaatgtataGACGTCAATGTATCAAATAAAAACGGATTACTGagaataaataaaagaatatcTTATGTATATTATAATGAAAAGGCAGTCTTGTATAAGAATGTTTTCAGATTGGTTTTAAATGCCTTCAAATTATCACTGTCTCTAACTGATTTTGGAAGATTGTTCCAGATAGTAGGAGCGGACACTGCAAATGCTCGATCTCCAAAACTTTTAGTTTTAGTCCTTGGAATTTTGAGGAGATTTTTGTCATTACTTCGAAGTGGATATCTTCCCGGATGTTGTTCTTCAATAAGGTCGCACAGATATGGTGGAGCCATACCTCTGGTTACTTTATAGACTAGCAAGGCGATCTTGAACTGGATTCTGTAAAAAATGGGTAGCCAATGAAGTTGCATCAAAATAGGTGTTATATGTTCGTGTCTTGGTACGCAACAGGTAACTCGGGCAGCTGAATTTAAAACCCTTTGAAGACGATCCACCTGATACTTTGAAATTCCATATAGCAAAGAGTTGCAGTAGTCTAGATGTGACGTAACAAAAATTGTTGTCGGTTTAGAGCATGTACCTACCAACAGGACCATATAGGCGGCCAATTAATCCATTTGGGAGTGCAACAGACTGAAATTTAAGGGCATGAACCCGTTTATGTCCATTGTATACAATTCTTTGGTTTGCATCTGGTCTAGAAATGGGGCGCACAGTTCCACCTAtgaaaccaaaacaattttctAGTGCTGCTCCTTTGTTACTAATGGCATCAGCATACTGATTCAGTGCAGGTGGATTTAAAAGGTCATGATTCCACTGTGTTATTTTGTGACTGTGAGTTGTGTACATCCAGTCTACAACCTCATTACTAATCATGCTTAGTTCTGGCacggatcgtccaaaaatggGTATCATGTCGGAATACCGGCACGTGTAAGCAAATCTCTTCAGCATAATACACAGGCCTTCGACTCCATCGCAAATTGTTCCATTGCGGCATTTGAAGACAGGAGGTACTCTTAATGCGTCAATCAGCAAAGGAATATCCCTCTTTTCCACTCGGAAATCGGCTTTACATTCGGCTGGGTCTTTATTCGCGAGGGAAAACTTTTCATACGCCGAGTGAGGAAAAGGAAGATTACTCGGCCTATGTACTTCGGAAAGCAGAACAAACTCTTCTTCGCCTATGATCTCTTCTATCAGACACAAACAGAGCATTTCTTGGACTTTCTTAAATGATGCCATGGCTACATATTTCTGCGAAAGAAATGCCGAAGAATCACACTTAGCGTTTTGCAGCCGCGTCGTCTTGTATCTGGGAATCTTAACTTT includes:
- the LOC136921895 gene encoding LOW QUALITY PROTEIN: uncharacterized protein (The sequence of the model RefSeq protein was modified relative to this genomic sequence to represent the inferred CDS: substituted 2 bases at 2 genomic stop codons); the protein is MSSRDTKIKRTSLQSGLGLLAKEYEKNPSCGHEFWILLTKTSGGGHFMTYYTSSKYYGRTRMHDNIRELKQQTFCHHGRQIAEEKYVAMASFKKVQEMLCLCLIEEIIGEEEFVLLSEVHRPSNLPFPHSAYEKFSLANKDPAECKADFRVEKRDIPLLIDALRVPPVFKCRNGTICDGVEGLCIMLKRFAYTCRYSDMIPIFGRSVPELSMISNEVVDWMYTTHSHKITQWNHDLLNPPALNQYADAISNKGAALENCFGFIGGTVRPISRPDANQRIVYNGHKRVHALKFQSVALPNGLIGRLYGPVESRXALYKXINYYYYYLYDDLENFAFCPAGREMCLYGDPAYPLRIHLQAPFRVGVLTRQMEIFNEKMSAVRASVEWLFADIVNYFKFLDFKKNLRIGLSQVGKMYIVCAILRNALTCLYSNTTAKYFGVDPPSLQDYFRYL